AAAACAAGTAGAGGACCGTCAGTGGTTCTCCATCTCCGTGCTTGCCAACAAGCCAACACAGACATTTAGCTTAGACCTATGTGGGTTGGTGCCCTGCAGGACTAAAAGTGAACTGAATCAAACTAAACGGAAcctagagagagaaaggagattcCAGGGTCAGGCGTTAGTATTACAATTGCATGGTAGGGAAGGCATACATAGGCCTCCAGCCCCTGGGGTCCAGGCTATGGTGTCAGTTGTCCGTGATCCCATTACCCCTGGACAAGATTGTGGGCGGAATCAGTGCAATCCGCTCTACCTGACCATAAAGAACTTGGGAGATAATGGGGCGAGCCTTAATGGAACAATCCTGGGTATTAGAGTTGGGGGCCATACAGGACAGGAGGGAGTGCAGCTGTGCTGCACGTATATCACGGTCATTGAAGCTGAGTCTGGGGGCTCATCCGCCACCGATGAGCAGGGAAAGATTAGAATAATTGAGGTGACGGATTTGGAAAAGACCTTTGAAATAGAAACGGGATACGGGGAGGCGAATGCCTGGATGGAATGGGTCAAATATACTGTGAGGAGCATGAAAAAGAGTGATTGCTACGCATGCACGGGTGCCCGCCCTAACCCTCAGGTGGTCCCATTCCCGCTGGGATGGGAGAAACACCCACGAGCCTTGGACTGCATGATAAGGTTGTACCAGGACCGAGAGGCCTGGAACGACCCCACTTGTCGACCCTTAAGTTTGAAGTTTCCCCCCGTCAGGTCTGAGGGGGCGCCCCGCCCGCCATCATTCTCGGGGGTAACGGGTACGCACCAGGCCTACGTCTCTCGGATGGGACTACAGTGGGACAACGATGTGGGGACATTTGACAAGTGCAGCGGATCAAATCGGCTGGTCAATGAAACTACTGGGGGCGGGAATTACTCCCACATTCATGTGCCTAGGGCAGACCTCTGGTGGTACTGTGGTGGGAGAGTTCTGCGACAGACCCTGCCCCGAAAATGGACGGGCACTTGTGCAATCGTTCAATTGGCCATCCCATTCACCCTGGCATTCGAAAAACAAGAGCAACCCCGTTCCAGTGGAAGAACTGAGAGAGCTTTGGGGACCTCTTTCGATGATAACATATATTAAGATGCCATAGGAGTCCCCAGGGGTGTTCCTGACGAGTACAAGGCTTGGAACCAGATAGCGGCGGGTTTTGAGTCGTCACTGTTCTGGTGGGTGACCATCAATAAGAACGTGGATTGGATTAATTATATTTACTACAATCAGCAGAGGTTCATTAATTATACCCGGGATGCAGTGAAAGGAATAACAGAACAACTGGACGCCACTAGTAGGATGGCGTGGGAAAATAGGTTGGCCTTAGACATGATGTTGGCAGAGAAGGGGGGTGTTTGTGTCATGATAGGCactcagtgctgcactttcatcCCCAACAACACAGCCCCTGATGGGTCCATCACCCGCGCCCTGGATGGACTCACCACATTGGCGGACGAACTGGCCG
This region of Chiloscyllium plagiosum isolate BGI_BamShark_2017 unplaced genomic scaffold, ASM401019v2 scaf_62539, whole genome shotgun sequence genomic DNA includes:
- the LOC122545585 gene encoding LOW QUALITY PROTEIN: uncharacterized protein LOC122545585 (The sequence of the model RefSeq protein was modified relative to this genomic sequence to represent the inferred CDS: substituted 1 base at 1 genomic stop codon), whose protein sequence is MVSVVRDPITPGQDCGRNQCNPLYLTIKNLGDNGASLNGTILGIRVGGHTGQEGVQLCCTYITVIEAESGGSSATDEQGKIRIIEVTDLEKTFEIETGYGEANAWMEWVKYTVRSMKKSDCYACTGARPNPQVVPFPLGWEKHPRALDCMIRLYQDREAWNDPTCRPLSLKFPPVRSEGAPRPPSFSGVTGTHQAYVSRMGLQWDNDVGTFDKCSGSNRLVNETTGGGNYSHIHVPRADLWWYCGGRVLRQTLPRKWTGTCAIVQLAIPFTLAFEKQEQPRSSGRTERALGTSFDDNIYXDAIGVPRGVPDEYKAWNQIAAGFESSLFWWVTINKNVDWINYIYYNQQRFINYTRDAVKGITEQLDATSRMAWENRLALDMMLAEKGGVCVMIGTQCCTFIPNNTAPDGSITRALDGLTTLADELAENSGIDSGLTDWLEAWFGKWTGVVVPFLVSCIVVAGVLTALGCCVIPCVRGLTQRLIETALTKGDVPYGQ